A segment of the Pantoea sp. At-9b genome:
ATCGCTATGAACACACTCACCCCACCCGCCCACTGTACGTTTGAACCTGATGACTGGCTGCGCCTGGCACGCCAGTGGCACCCGGTTGCCCGTTCCTGCGACGTAACCGGTGCACCCACGAAAGCGGTGCTGCTGGATGAGCAACTGGTGGTATATCGCATCAAAGGTCAGGCCGTGGTAGCGCGCGATGTGTGCCCACACCGAGGCGTCCCGTTAACCCTTGGCTTTCATGATGAAGAAGGCGTGGTTTGTCCTTATCACGGCCTGCGGTTTGGTGAAGACGGCAAGTGTAACCGTATCCCTTCCAGCCCCGGTCAGCCGATCCCCGCCAAACTGAATCTGATCAGCTATCAGGTAGAAGAGCGTTATGGTCTGATTTGGGTGTGCATGGCACCCGATGCTCACCACCCGGCCCCGCTGCCGGTGATGCCGCACTGGGACGATGCCGGATTCCAGCAAATCAACTGCCCGGGCTTTGATGTGAACGGTTTTGCTGGCCGTCAGGTGGAGGGATTTCTCGACGTGGCCCATTTCGCTTGGGTACATACCGAAACCTTTGCGGATGCCACTAATCAAGTGGTACCGCCCTACAATCCGGTTGAAACCGCATATGGTTTCGCGGTGGATTACTGGAGTTCGGTCAGCAATTTTGCCGCCGATAGCGGCCAGCAGGCACCGGCAGGATTTGAATGGCTACGCCATTTTGAGATGCACCTGCCCTTCACCGCCACGCTGACTATTCATTTCCCGGGCGAAGCCCGGCTGGTGATCATGAACGCCGCCTCACCGGTATCGGCACGTAAAACCCGTATGTTTGCCCCGATCGCCCGCAACTTTGATCTGCACATCCCGGTTGAAGATGTGCATGCGTTTAACCAGCGGGTGTTTGAGGAAGATCGGCTGATGGTGGAAACCCAGATGCCGGAGCGCCTGCCGCTTGATCTGACGCTGGAGGCCCATATCCCGGCCGATCGCAGTTCCATTGCTTATCGTCGCGGCCTGAAACGTATGGGCTTCGGTGAATTTTTCCTGGTGTAACGGAGGCGACGATGAGCACAACATTACAGGTGGTGGTGGACGGGATGTACCGCCAGGGGCGTCACAATCTCGCGATCAATCTGGTGGCGGAGAACGGCCAACCGCTACCGGGCTGGCAGCCTGGCGCGCATATTGATGTCCATCTGCGTGATGGGTTGGTGCGCCAATATTCCCTCACCGGACAGAGCGACAACAGCCACCACTATCAGATTTGCATTGCACGGGATAAGCAGTCACGCGGCGGATCGCGGTATGTCCATGATATGCTGCGCCCCGGTCAGGTGATCAGCATCTCGCCACCGCGCAATCTGTTTCCATTGATCCCCGCCGGGAAAGTGATCCTGATGGCAGCCGGTATCGGCATCACGCCGTTGTATGCGATGGCGGAAGCGCTGGAGGCGGCAGGCGTGCCCTTCGTGCTGCATTACTATGTGAAACAGCGCGGCGATGAGGCGTTTTTACCCGAACTCTCCAAACCTTTTCAGCACGGTTTCTGTGAAATCTGGCACAGCAGCGAAGGCCGCAGTCCACGTCACCATGCCCCGGCTGAATTACTTGACCCGGCTGAAGATACGCATCTTTATCTGTGCGGTCCGGAAGGCTTTATGAGTCACATCCACACCGCAGCGATTGATCAGGGCTGGCGTGAGGCGAATATTCACACCGAGGCCTTTAAACCACAGACCACCATCGCCCAGGCAGGCGAGGAAGGGTTTACCGTCACCCTCGCCTCCAGCGGCCAGCAGTGGCCCGTCGCACCGGGCCAGACCATCGCCACGGTGCTGCTGGAAAACGGTGTCGATGTGCCACTCTCCTGCGAGATGGGGATGTGCGGTGCCTGTCTGACCCGTGTCACCGCAGGCGAGGTCGATCATCGGGATACGGTACAATCTGCGGCAGAAAAGTGTGCCCCCGAGCAATATATTGCCCTGTGTTGCTCACGCAGTTTGTCTCCCAATCTGGTGATCGAACTTTAAAACAGTTCATACAGGTTGTAACCCATACCCACCAGCGCCATCAGCAGCAGCATGCCCTGGGAAGCCCTTTCCAGCCGACGCTGCTGCATCCCTTTAGCCCAGCGCCGTACCGCGAGGATATAACCGGCCATCACGCAAAAATCGAAGGCGATCCACAGCAGAGAGAGCAGCAACAGGCTGGTGCTGATATGCGGCGTTACCGCGATAAATTGCGGAAATAAAGCGGCGAAAAACAGAATATCTTTCGGGTTCGACACCCCCACCAGAAACCCCTGCACTATCCCGCCCTGGCGCATTGGAGAAGCATGTTGTGCCGGGGCAGCGCGCAAACCACGCCAGGCACCATAACCGATATACAAACACCCGGCCAGCGCAGCCATGCGCAGACTTTGATCACTGAGGGTGACCAATCCAATCAACATCAAGGCGGCCAACGCAATCAGTAGCAACGAGGCACCATTGGTGCCAATCACGGTGTGAAACGCGCGGCGGCTACCATGGCGAGCCGCGGTGCCAGTCACCAGCGCCACCACCGGGCCTGGCGTTGCCAGCAGGGTGAGAATCGAAAACAGATAGGTACAAAGCAATGGCATATTCATGATTGGCATCGGCAAAGAAAACGGAACGCCAGTATTGCCAGTCACACCGCAGTTGAAAAACGGATAAAACTGCCGTTGAATGTGAGTTTAACTCAATATGGCAAAAATAATGTCGCTTCCTCCTCTCTACGCCCTGCGCGCCTTTGCCTGTGCAGCGCAGTACGGCTCCTTTAGTCAGGCTGCGGCCGTGCTGCATGTTACGCCCGGGGCCATCAGTCGGCATATTCGCACGCTGGAAGAGCTATTTGGCTGTGAACTCTTTATTCGTCGCGGGCCAAAGGTAGAGGTTAGTGCCGCAGGCCGGGTGCTGGCAGCACAATTACAGGCAGGATTCGACAGTCTCGAACGCGCCTGTGCCGCCTTCAGCCAGCAAGGTAAACGCCTGCGCCTGAAAGCCCCCTCGACATTAACCATGTGCTGGCTGCTGGATGTGTTGCAGGCATTTCGTGAGAAAAACTCAACACCGGAAGTGGCGATCAGCAGCGTCTGGATGGCAACTGACAGCGTCGATTTTAGCCGCGAGCCTTTTGATTGCGCGATTCTGTTGGGCAACGGTGATTTTGGCGCGGGTACCGAGAGTCGCCTGCTGTTTAAAGAGTGGCTGATTCTTGTATGTACTCCCGCCCTGAAAAACCAGGCACAACGCGATCTTGCACATTGCGAACTGATTCACCCCACCGCCGACCGGCGCGACTGGCGGCGTTGGTTGCAGGGGGTAGGTCTGGCACCTGGCGCTAACCTCTGGCAAGGCAAAGTTTTCGATACCCTGGAGCAAGGCAATATGGCGGCGATCAGCGGCCACGGTATTTCCGTAGGAGACCTGTTGCTCAGTCTGAATGCCTTGCGGGATGGGCTACTGACGCTGCCCTTTCCGCAGGCCGTGGCAACCGGTGACGGCTATTATTTTGTCTGGCCCGCTAACGCCTCCTTCGGTGCCGCACACGAAATCCTGCTCGACTGGCTGCGGCAACATACCCCGCCAGCGCCCCCTGCCGGGATCGCAAGGTTATCACTGGCGGAATAAGCGACTTAACGTGGGGCGTTGACCAACGGTAGCACCTGTTTTTCGGTCAGGGGAGCCAGCGGCAGTTCATCATGCTGAGGATCAAACCACACGACCTCGGCAATTTCGGCGGCCGGGCTGAATTGGGTGATGGTCGTTTCAACGCGAAAAAGCTCAGCCACCAGCAACTGACCCGGCTCATTTGCCGCCTGATCGTGGAAACAGCCAAGATAATGGCAGGCATCCGCGTCGAAGGTAAAATTCAGCTCCTCGCGTAATTCCCGTTGCAGCGCCTGTTGCGGCGTTTCATCACCATCAATTTTTCCCCCAGGCTGCATAAACCAGGAGGTATTCTTTTTGCGCACCAGCAAACACCTGCCGTCATTATCGGTGATGACAGCAGCGGCGATACGAATTGTTCCAGTGGAAACCATGTTCTCTCCCTGTTATTACTTGATCGATTTTGATTCTCATTCTCTTTAATCGCTATCTTAATCATCAGCGACAGAACTGCAAGATAAAGCTGGAAATTAGATAGCCAACTAACGAACAAAAATAAACTACCCATCCCGCATGTATTAATTAATATTCGCATGAAAAGATCGGCAGAATTGCCAACTTAGGATTATTCCTAGTTTGCCTTAATTAAAATCACCGCTACAGTTATTCATGCTTCCTGATGTGAGAAGAAGCGCGTCCTGTTAATCGG
Coding sequences within it:
- the hpxD gene encoding molybdenum cofactor-independent xanthine hydroxylase subunit HpxD; this encodes MNTLTPPAHCTFEPDDWLRLARQWHPVARSCDVTGAPTKAVLLDEQLVVYRIKGQAVVARDVCPHRGVPLTLGFHDEEGVVCPYHGLRFGEDGKCNRIPSSPGQPIPAKLNLISYQVEERYGLIWVCMAPDAHHPAPLPVMPHWDDAGFQQINCPGFDVNGFAGRQVEGFLDVAHFAWVHTETFADATNQVVPPYNPVETAYGFAVDYWSSVSNFAADSGQQAPAGFEWLRHFEMHLPFTATLTIHFPGEARLVIMNAASPVSARKTRMFAPIARNFDLHIPVEDVHAFNQRVFEEDRLMVETQMPERLPLDLTLEAHIPADRSSIAYRRGLKRMGFGEFFLV
- a CDS encoding LysE family translocator → MNMPLLCTYLFSILTLLATPGPVVALVTGTAARHGSRRAFHTVIGTNGASLLLIALAALMLIGLVTLSDQSLRMAALAGCLYIGYGAWRGLRAAPAQHASPMRQGGIVQGFLVGVSNPKDILFFAALFPQFIAVTPHISTSLLLLSLLWIAFDFCVMAGYILAVRRWAKGMQQRRLERASQGMLLLMALVGMGYNLYELF
- a CDS encoding NUDIX domain-containing protein, translated to MVSTGTIRIAAAVITDNDGRCLLVRKKNTSWFMQPGGKIDGDETPQQALQRELREELNFTFDADACHYLGCFHDQAANEPGQLLVAELFRVETTITQFSPAAEIAEVVWFDPQHDELPLAPLTEKQVLPLVNAPR
- a CDS encoding PDR/VanB family oxidoreductase: MSTTLQVVVDGMYRQGRHNLAINLVAENGQPLPGWQPGAHIDVHLRDGLVRQYSLTGQSDNSHHYQICIARDKQSRGGSRYVHDMLRPGQVISISPPRNLFPLIPAGKVILMAAGIGITPLYAMAEALEAAGVPFVLHYYVKQRGDEAFLPELSKPFQHGFCEIWHSSEGRSPRHHAPAELLDPAEDTHLYLCGPEGFMSHIHTAAIDQGWREANIHTEAFKPQTTIAQAGEEGFTVTLASSGQQWPVAPGQTIATVLLENGVDVPLSCEMGMCGACLTRVTAGEVDHRDTVQSAAEKCAPEQYIALCCSRSLSPNLVIEL
- a CDS encoding LysR substrate-binding domain-containing protein, with product MSLPPLYALRAFACAAQYGSFSQAAAVLHVTPGAISRHIRTLEELFGCELFIRRGPKVEVSAAGRVLAAQLQAGFDSLERACAAFSQQGKRLRLKAPSTLTMCWLLDVLQAFREKNSTPEVAISSVWMATDSVDFSREPFDCAILLGNGDFGAGTESRLLFKEWLILVCTPALKNQAQRDLAHCELIHPTADRRDWRRWLQGVGLAPGANLWQGKVFDTLEQGNMAAISGHGISVGDLLLSLNALRDGLLTLPFPQAVATGDGYYFVWPANASFGAAHEILLDWLRQHTPPAPPAGIARLSLAE